One window of Cryobacterium arcticum genomic DNA carries:
- the atpB gene encoding F0F1 ATP synthase subunit A: MLARGPASIFVVARAELHAPNQEKALLETAVNLLVPFASDDGEFHGPTINEFFPPAIFFPDTPFEMNRIILIRFIAVAVMMLLFWAGTRRMKIVPTRLQSLVEMGLDLVRVNIAEDLLGKKDGKRFLPLITTIFFMVLFMNLTGVIPFLNIAGTSVIGVPLVLALVAYAAFLYAGIKKHPGKFFRNSLFPPGVPPVLYIIVTPIEFVSTFLIRPVTLTLRLLMNMVVGHLLLVLFFAATQFFFFTADGGFKLFGVGTLAFGFVFTLFELLVATLQAYVFALLTAVYIQLALADEH; the protein is encoded by the coding sequence ATGCTGGCGCGAGGGCCGGCATCTATATTCGTCGTTGCGAGAGCAGAGCTCCACGCCCCGAACCAGGAGAAAGCGCTGCTAGAAACCGCCGTAAACCTGCTCGTTCCGTTCGCGTCCGACGACGGTGAATTCCACGGTCCGACGATCAACGAGTTCTTCCCGCCCGCGATCTTCTTCCCGGACACTCCGTTCGAGATGAACCGCATCATCCTCATCCGCTTCATCGCGGTTGCCGTGATGATGCTGCTCTTCTGGGCCGGCACCCGTCGTATGAAGATCGTCCCGACCCGCCTTCAGAGCCTGGTCGAAATGGGCCTGGACCTCGTGCGCGTCAACATCGCGGAGGACCTGCTCGGCAAGAAGGACGGCAAGCGCTTCCTTCCGCTGATCACCACCATCTTCTTCATGGTTCTGTTCATGAACCTCACCGGTGTGATCCCGTTCCTGAACATCGCGGGAACCTCCGTCATCGGTGTCCCGCTGGTGCTCGCCCTGGTCGCCTACGCCGCGTTCCTCTACGCCGGCATCAAGAAGCACCCCGGCAAGTTCTTCCGCAACTCGCTCTTCCCGCCCGGCGTTCCCCCGGTGCTGTACATCATCGTCACGCCGATCGAGTTCGTGTCCACGTTCCTGATCCGCCCCGTCACGCTGACCCTGCGGCTCCTGATGAACATGGTCGTCGGCCACCTCCTGCTGGTGCTGTTCTTCGCGGCGACCCAGTTCTTCTTCTTCACCGCTGACGGCGGCTTCAAGCTGTTCGGTGTCGGTACCCTCGCGTTCGGATTCGTGTTCACGCTGTTCGAACTCTTGGTGGCGACGCTCCAGGCGTACGTCTTCGCATTGCTCACCGCTGTCTACATCCAGCTCGCGCTGGCTGACGAGCACTAA
- a CDS encoding F0F1 ATP synthase subunit gamma has translation MGAQLRVYRQKIKSAQTTKKITRAMELISASRIQKAQARVAASTPYSRAITRAVSAVATYSNIEHVLTTEPETINRAAVVIFASDRGLAGAFSSQVLREAEQLTELLRSQGKDVVYYLVGRKALAYFSFRRRVSERSWTGATDQPVFDTAQEIGEALLEAFLRGADDGGVDEIHIVYNRFVSMVTQVPEVVRLLPLEVVEGEEAPEAANVLPLYEFEPEAETVLDALLPVYIESRIFNAMLQSAASEHASRQKAMKSASDNADKLIKDFTRLSNNARQTEITQQISEIVGGADALSSAKN, from the coding sequence ATGGGAGCGCAACTTCGGGTCTACCGGCAGAAGATCAAATCTGCCCAGACGACCAAGAAGATCACTCGGGCCATGGAGCTGATCTCCGCCTCGCGCATCCAGAAGGCGCAGGCGAGGGTTGCTGCGTCCACCCCGTATTCGCGCGCGATCACGCGCGCCGTTTCAGCCGTCGCCACCTACTCGAACATCGAGCACGTGCTGACGACCGAGCCGGAGACCATCAACCGCGCCGCGGTCGTCATCTTCGCCTCGGACCGCGGTCTGGCCGGAGCATTCAGCTCCCAGGTCCTCCGTGAGGCCGAGCAGCTCACCGAGCTGCTGCGCAGTCAGGGCAAGGACGTCGTCTACTACCTCGTCGGCCGCAAGGCGCTCGCGTACTTCAGCTTCCGCCGTCGTGTCTCGGAGCGATCCTGGACCGGCGCCACCGACCAGCCCGTGTTCGACACGGCGCAGGAGATCGGCGAGGCCCTTCTCGAGGCGTTCCTCCGCGGAGCCGACGACGGTGGCGTGGACGAGATCCACATCGTCTACAACCGCTTCGTCAGCATGGTCACCCAGGTGCCCGAGGTTGTTCGTCTGCTGCCGCTCGAGGTCGTCGAAGGCGAAGAAGCCCCCGAGGCCGCCAACGTGCTGCCGCTCTACGAATTCGAGCCTGAGGCCGAGACCGTTCTCGACGCCCTGCTGCCGGTGTACATCGAAAGCCGCATCTTCAACGCCATGTTGCAGTCCGCCGCTTCCGAGCACGCCAGCCGCCAGAAGGCGATGAAGTCGGCCAGTGACAACGCCGACAAGCTCATCAAGGACTTTACGCGGCTGTCGAACAACGCGCGTCAGACCGAGATCACGCAGCAGATTTCCGAGATCGTGGGTGGAGCCGACGCGCTCTCATCCGCCAAGAACTAA
- the atpA gene encoding F0F1 ATP synthase subunit alpha: MAELTISPDEIRDALQDFVKSYEPNKTATTEVGYVTTAGDGIAHVEGLPGVMANELIKFADGTLGLALNLDEDEIGVVVLGEFAGIVEGMEVYRTGEVLSVPVGDGYLGRVVDPLGAPIDGLGEIKTEGRRALELQAPGVMHRKSVHEPMQTGIKAIDAMIPIGRGQRQLIIGDRQTGKTAIAVDTIINQKANWESGDTNKQVRCIYVAIGQKGSTIASVKGALEDAGAMEYTTIVAAPASDPAGFKYLAPYTGSAIGQHWMYAGKHVLIIFDDLSKQAEAYRAVSLLLRRPPGREAYPGDVFYLHSRLLERCAKLSDELGAGSMTGLPIIETKANDVAAYIPTNVISITDGQIFLQSDLFNANQRPAVDVGISVSRVGGDAQVKSIKKVSGTLKLELAQYRSLEAFSMFASDLDPASRRQLARGARLTELLKQPQYSPYPVEDQVVSIWAGTNGKLDEVPLEDILRFERELLDYLGRNTGILTTLRETNVLSDDTVTELTAAVDTFKREFQTGEGKALASVGREEFVATKAEDVNQEKIVKHKR, from the coding sequence ATGGCAGAACTAACGATCAGCCCCGATGAGATCCGTGACGCTCTCCAGGACTTCGTCAAGTCCTACGAGCCGAACAAGACCGCAACGACCGAGGTCGGCTACGTCACCACCGCGGGCGATGGCATCGCCCACGTTGAGGGTCTCCCCGGCGTCATGGCCAACGAACTCATCAAGTTCGCCGACGGCACCCTGGGCCTCGCGCTGAACCTCGACGAAGACGAGATCGGTGTTGTCGTCCTCGGCGAGTTCGCCGGCATCGTCGAAGGCATGGAGGTGTACCGCACCGGCGAGGTCCTCTCCGTACCCGTCGGCGATGGCTACCTCGGCCGCGTCGTCGACCCGCTCGGCGCCCCGATCGACGGTCTCGGCGAGATCAAGACCGAAGGCCGCCGCGCTCTCGAGCTGCAGGCGCCCGGCGTCATGCACCGCAAGAGCGTGCACGAGCCGATGCAGACCGGCATCAAGGCCATCGACGCCATGATCCCGATCGGCCGCGGCCAGCGCCAGCTGATCATCGGTGACCGCCAGACCGGCAAGACCGCCATCGCGGTGGACACCATCATCAACCAGAAGGCCAACTGGGAGTCCGGCGACACCAACAAGCAGGTTCGCTGCATCTACGTCGCCATCGGCCAGAAGGGCTCCACCATCGCTTCGGTGAAGGGTGCGCTCGAGGACGCCGGAGCGATGGAGTACACGACCATCGTCGCCGCTCCCGCGTCCGACCCGGCCGGCTTCAAGTACCTCGCCCCGTACACCGGTTCGGCCATCGGCCAGCACTGGATGTACGCCGGCAAGCACGTCCTCATCATCTTCGACGACCTGTCCAAGCAGGCCGAGGCCTACCGTGCCGTGTCGCTGCTGCTGCGTCGCCCGCCGGGACGCGAAGCGTACCCCGGCGACGTGTTCTACCTACACTCCCGCCTGCTGGAGCGTTGCGCCAAGCTCTCCGACGAGCTCGGTGCCGGATCGATGACCGGCCTGCCGATCATCGAGACCAAGGCCAACGACGTCGCAGCGTACATCCCGACCAACGTGATCTCGATCACCGACGGCCAGATCTTCCTGCAGTCCGACCTCTTCAACGCCAACCAGCGCCCCGCTGTCGACGTGGGAATCTCGGTCTCCCGAGTCGGTGGTGACGCGCAGGTCAAGTCGATCAAGAAGGTCTCCGGTACCCTCAAGCTCGAACTGGCCCAGTACCGCTCGCTCGAGGCGTTCTCCATGTTCGCCTCCGACCTCGACCCGGCCAGCCGTCGCCAGCTTGCTCGCGGCGCCCGCCTGACCGAGCTGCTCAAGCAGCCGCAGTACTCGCCGTACCCCGTCGAAGACCAGGTCGTCTCGATCTGGGCCGGCACCAACGGCAAGCTCGACGAGGTTCCCCTCGAAGACATCCTGCGTTTCGAGCGCGAACTGCTCGACTACCTGGGCCGCAACACGGGCATCCTCACCACCCTGCGCGAGACCAACGTGCTCTCGGACGACACCGTCACCGAGCTCACCGCGGCCGTCGACACCTTCAAGCGCGAATTCCAGACCGGTGAGGGCAAGGCACTCGCCTCCGTCGGCCGCGAAGAGTTCGTCGCCACCAAGGCGGAAGACGTCAACCAGGAAAAGATCGTCAAGCACAAGCGCTAG
- a CDS encoding F0F1 ATP synthase subunit epsilon — translation MASAPLSVSVVSADQQVWSGEATMVVARTVEGEIGILAGHEPLLAILSSGEVRLTLLDGTKVVAEAADGFLSVENDTITIVARKAALV, via the coding sequence ATGGCTTCGGCTCCGCTTTCCGTGAGTGTCGTCTCGGCGGACCAGCAGGTCTGGTCCGGCGAGGCCACCATGGTCGTGGCGCGCACCGTGGAAGGCGAGATCGGTATTCTCGCCGGCCACGAGCCGTTGCTGGCCATCCTGTCCAGCGGTGAGGTGCGCCTGACCCTGCTGGACGGCACCAAGGTCGTCGCCGAGGCGGCCGACGGGTTCCTCTCGGTCGAGAACGACACCATCACCATCGTGGCCCGCAAGGCCGCACTCGTTTAG
- a CDS encoding YaaA family protein yields MFVLLPPSETKRSGGGFASLDIESLAFPELTGRRRTLVTAVTKLAADPDATVRALKLGRTQLAEVERNATVVSSPTTPVIDRYTGVLYDALAADTLSAEARAFAGRHLLVHSALLGPVAGLDLVPAYRLSHDSRLPALPLKKHWAVDVSAVLEVTEGLLLDLRSEGYVGLGSAAAHPQRHFLRVVTAGADGRTRALNHFNKKAKGEFTRALLENGRDFQTVDELLGWAPTAGLTLRHGAAGELELVVNSHA; encoded by the coding sequence GTGTTTGTATTGCTACCGCCGTCGGAGACGAAACGCTCCGGCGGCGGTTTTGCGTCCCTGGACATCGAATCCCTGGCCTTCCCGGAACTGACCGGGCGCCGGCGCACGCTGGTCACCGCGGTGACGAAGCTGGCCGCTGACCCGGATGCGACGGTCCGGGCACTCAAGCTCGGCCGCACCCAACTGGCTGAGGTGGAGCGCAATGCCACCGTCGTCTCCTCCCCGACGACCCCGGTGATCGACCGGTACACCGGAGTGCTCTACGACGCCCTCGCCGCCGACACCCTGTCGGCCGAGGCTCGCGCCTTCGCCGGGCGGCACCTGCTCGTGCACTCCGCGCTGCTCGGGCCCGTTGCCGGCCTCGACCTGGTGCCCGCGTACCGCCTCTCGCACGATTCCAGGCTGCCCGCGCTGCCGCTGAAGAAGCACTGGGCCGTCGACGTGTCCGCCGTGCTCGAGGTGACGGAGGGGCTGCTGCTCGACCTGCGCTCAGAGGGCTACGTCGGGCTGGGCTCCGCGGCGGCCCATCCGCAGCGGCACTTCCTGCGCGTGGTCACCGCGGGCGCCGACGGGCGGACCCGGGCGCTCAATCACTTCAACAAGAAGGCGAAGGGCGAATTCACCCGAGCCCTGCTCGAGAACGGCCGGGACTTCCAGACTGTCGACGAGCTCCTCGGCTGGGCCCCGACCGCCGGCCTCACCCTCCGGCACGGCGCCGCCGGAGAACTCGAACTGGTCGTGAACTCGCACGCCTAG
- a CDS encoding F0F1 ATP synthase subunit B: MLHSVIAAAAEAEEAVNPLIPAIYDIIWSSFVFVVILFFFWKLVLPRMQKLLDDRAEAIEGNIAKADEAQRKAEAALEQYTAQLAAARVEAGQIREQARADGQQIVAELREQASNDAARIMATAKTQIEAEHQAAITSLRSEVGTLALDLASGVIGESLADDARASAIVDRFLADIESSENTAPSAGKH; this comes from the coding sequence ATGCTTCACTCAGTGATTGCAGCCGCCGCAGAAGCGGAAGAGGCGGTCAACCCGCTCATTCCCGCGATCTACGACATCATTTGGTCGTCCTTCGTCTTCGTCGTCATTCTCTTCTTCTTCTGGAAGCTCGTTCTTCCGCGGATGCAGAAGCTCCTCGACGACCGCGCAGAGGCCATTGAAGGAAACATCGCGAAGGCCGACGAAGCCCAGCGCAAGGCGGAGGCTGCCCTCGAGCAGTACACCGCCCAGCTCGCTGCGGCGCGCGTCGAAGCCGGCCAGATCCGTGAGCAGGCTCGCGCCGACGGTCAGCAGATCGTCGCCGAGCTTCGTGAGCAGGCGTCCAACGACGCCGCCCGGATCATGGCCACCGCCAAGACGCAGATCGAAGCAGAGCACCAGGCCGCCATCACCTCGCTTCGCAGCGAGGTCGGCACCCTGGCTCTCGACCTGGCCTCCGGTGTCATCGGTGAAAGCCTGGCCGACGACGCGCGCGCCAGCGCCATCGTCGACAGGTTCCTCGCCGACATCGAGTCCTCCGAGAACACGGCCCCGTCGGCCGGAAAGCACTAG
- a CDS encoding F0F1 ATP synthase subunit delta, producing the protein MGSATREALASSRTALAAHADSADLATGESLFDAGRVIGDSSQLLAAIGDASADATAKTALVKAVFAPTLTPAALELLQSAAAARWSSHQDLLAGIEELGLRVTAASAPADVSIDSELFTFGAAVSSDAELELALTSKLTPAAAKLSLVDALLSGKASAQTLVIVRHLVQQPRGRRIGELLGDAAAIVADQADTIIATVISATPLHSTQLDRLAKTLSVRYGRNLTINQVIDASVVGGLKVQIGDDVIDGSIATRLKDLRLQLAG; encoded by the coding sequence ATGGGAAGCGCCACCAGAGAAGCCTTGGCCTCGTCGCGGACGGCCCTGGCCGCCCACGCCGACTCGGCCGATCTGGCGACGGGCGAAAGCCTGTTCGACGCCGGCCGGGTCATCGGCGACTCCTCTCAGCTGCTGGCCGCCATCGGCGACGCCTCAGCCGATGCGACCGCCAAGACCGCACTGGTCAAGGCGGTCTTCGCTCCGACGCTGACGCCGGCAGCCCTCGAGCTGCTGCAGTCGGCAGCGGCAGCCCGCTGGTCGAGCCACCAGGACCTGCTCGCAGGGATCGAAGAGCTCGGCCTGCGCGTGACCGCCGCGTCCGCTCCGGCGGACGTGTCGATCGATTCCGAGCTGTTCACCTTCGGCGCGGCGGTCTCCTCCGACGCCGAACTCGAACTGGCGCTGACCAGCAAGCTCACGCCGGCTGCGGCCAAGCTGAGCCTCGTCGACGCGCTGCTCTCCGGCAAGGCGAGCGCGCAGACCCTCGTCATCGTGCGTCACCTCGTGCAGCAGCCCCGCGGCCGCCGCATCGGTGAACTGCTCGGCGACGCCGCCGCGATCGTGGCCGACCAGGCCGACACCATCATCGCCACCGTCATCTCCGCGACGCCGTTGCACAGCACTCAGCTGGACCGGCTCGCGAAGACCCTCTCGGTTCGATACGGCCGCAACCTCACCATCAATCAGGTCATCGACGCATCCGTCGTCGGCGGCCTGAAAGTACAGATCGGCGATGACGTCATCGACGGCAGCATCGCCACCCGTCTCAAGGACTTGAGACTGCAGCTTGCTGGGTAA
- the atpD gene encoding F0F1 ATP synthase subunit beta, with the protein MTDTAIAPVLAEDTAGAVGRIARVTGPVVDIEFPHDSIPGMYNALKTTIVIGDESTEITLEVALHLGDDLVRAIALNPTDGLVRGQEVRDTGSPIMVPVGNVTKGRVFNVIGEVLNAKPGEKIEITERWPIHRKPPPFDQLESKTQLFETGIKVIDLLTPYVLGGKIGLFGGAGVGKTVLIQEMIQRVAQDHGGVSVFAGVGERTREGNDLIGEMEEAGVFDKTALVFGQMDEPPGTRLRVALSALTMAEYFRDVAKQDVLLFIDNIFRFTQAGSEVSTLLGRMPSAVGYQPNLADEMGILQERITSTRGHSITSLQAIYVPADDYTDPAPATTFAHLDATTELSREIASKGLYPAVDPLTSSSRILDPRYLGADHYNTAVRVKAILQKNKELQEIIAILGVDELSEEDKVTVARARRIQQFLSQNTYMAKKFTGVEGSTVSLKDTIESFTAIANGDFDHVSEQAFFNVGGIGDVEEKWAQIQKENG; encoded by the coding sequence ATGACTGACACCGCAATCGCGCCAGTCCTCGCGGAGGACACAGCCGGCGCTGTGGGCCGGATCGCACGCGTTACGGGACCCGTCGTGGACATCGAGTTCCCGCACGACTCGATCCCTGGTATGTACAACGCGCTCAAGACGACCATCGTCATCGGCGACGAGTCGACCGAGATCACCCTCGAGGTCGCACTGCACCTCGGCGACGACCTGGTACGCGCCATCGCCCTGAACCCGACCGACGGACTCGTCCGCGGCCAGGAGGTCCGGGACACCGGCTCGCCCATCATGGTTCCGGTCGGAAACGTCACCAAGGGTCGCGTCTTCAACGTCATCGGCGAGGTGCTCAACGCCAAGCCGGGCGAGAAGATCGAGATCACCGAGCGCTGGCCCATCCACCGCAAGCCGCCGCCCTTCGACCAGCTGGAGTCCAAGACCCAGCTGTTCGAGACCGGCATCAAGGTCATCGACCTTCTCACGCCGTACGTCCTCGGTGGAAAGATCGGCCTCTTCGGTGGTGCCGGTGTCGGTAAGACCGTCCTGATCCAGGAAATGATCCAGCGCGTTGCGCAGGACCACGGTGGTGTGTCTGTGTTCGCCGGTGTCGGCGAGCGTACCCGTGAGGGCAACGACCTCATCGGCGAGATGGAAGAAGCAGGCGTCTTCGACAAGACCGCCCTCGTATTCGGCCAGATGGACGAGCCGCCGGGAACGCGACTGCGTGTCGCGCTCTCCGCGCTGACCATGGCGGAGTACTTCCGTGACGTTGCCAAGCAGGACGTGTTGCTCTTCATCGACAACATCTTCCGCTTCACCCAGGCCGGTTCCGAGGTGTCGACCCTGCTGGGCCGCATGCCGTCCGCCGTGGGTTACCAGCCGAACCTGGCCGACGAGATGGGCATCCTGCAGGAGCGCATCACCTCGACCCGTGGCCACTCGATCACCTCGCTGCAGGCCATCTACGTGCCTGCTGACGACTACACCGACCCGGCTCCGGCGACCACGTTCGCGCACCTCGACGCCACCACCGAGCTCTCCCGTGAGATCGCATCGAAGGGCCTCTACCCGGCCGTCGACCCGCTGACCTCGTCCAGCCGTATCCTCGACCCCCGCTACTTGGGCGCCGACCACTACAACACGGCCGTTCGTGTCAAGGCGATCCTGCAGAAGAACAAGGAACTCCAGGAGATCATCGCGATCCTCGGTGTCGACGAGCTCTCTGAAGAAGACAAGGTGACCGTGGCCCGCGCCCGGCGCATCCAGCAGTTCCTGTCGCAGAACACCTACATGGCGAAGAAGTTCACGGGCGTCGAGGGTTCGACGGTGTCGCTCAAGGACACCATCGAGTCGTTCACGGCCATCGCCAACGGTGACTTCGACCACGTGTCGGAGCAGGCCTTCTTCAACGTCGGTGGCATCGGCGACGTCGAAGAGAAGTGGGCTCAGATCCAGAAGGAGAACGGCTAA
- a CDS encoding DNA-3-methyladenine glycosylase I, with protein MTERPSVLIGDDGVGRCGWVGNDAEYRRYHDQEWGRPLRDDRALFEKLCLEGFQAGLSWITILRRRPAFRAAFAGFDAPTVAAFTDDDVERLLADAAIIRHRGKITATIGNARATLALDGSLTDLIWGFAPAARPEPLAGLADVPAITPESEALSKELRSRGYRFVGPTTMYALMQSSGLVNDHVVGCHLAPSRGEAPGA; from the coding sequence ATGACCGAACGCCCCTCCGTCCTGATCGGCGATGACGGCGTGGGCCGGTGCGGATGGGTCGGGAACGATGCCGAATACCGGCGCTATCACGACCAGGAATGGGGACGCCCGCTGCGGGACGACCGAGCCCTGTTCGAGAAGCTCTGCCTGGAGGGATTCCAGGCGGGTCTGTCCTGGATCACCATCCTCAGGAGGCGGCCGGCCTTCCGTGCGGCGTTCGCCGGCTTCGACGCCCCGACCGTGGCCGCCTTCACCGACGACGACGTGGAGCGTCTGCTGGCCGACGCGGCGATCATCCGGCACCGGGGCAAGATCACAGCCACCATCGGCAACGCCAGGGCCACACTAGCCCTCGACGGCAGCCTCACGGATCTGATCTGGGGTTTCGCCCCCGCTGCCCGCCCGGAGCCGCTCGCCGGCCTGGCCGACGTCCCGGCGATCACCCCGGAGTCCGAGGCGCTCAGCAAAGAACTGCGCTCCCGCGGCTACCGGTTCGTCGGGCCCACCACCATGTATGCCCTTATGCAGTCCAGCGGGCTGGTGAACGACCATGTCGTCGGCTGCCACCTCGCACCGTCGCGGGGCGAGGCGCCTGGCGCCTAG
- a CDS encoding methylated-DNA--[protein]-cysteine S-methyltransferase — protein MSSPSPLPPNLIRLSSPLGDLELTGDDREVWSLAIIRNGHLPFEGLPESPNPLLRQAAAQLTEYFAGERTDFDVPVRLSRGTEFQRSVWAGLAAIPFGAHLSYGELGRSIGKCGAGRAIGGAVGANPAPILVGCHRVLASNGRITGFSAGEGIPTKQWLLRHESIEYVG, from the coding sequence ATGAGCAGCCCAAGCCCCCTTCCCCCGAACCTGATTCGCCTCTCGAGTCCGCTCGGCGACCTCGAGCTCACCGGCGACGACCGCGAGGTCTGGTCGTTGGCCATCATCCGGAACGGCCACCTGCCCTTCGAGGGCCTCCCCGAGTCCCCCAACCCATTGCTGCGCCAGGCGGCCGCACAGCTCACCGAGTACTTCGCGGGCGAGCGGACCGACTTCGACGTGCCCGTGCGGCTGTCCCGCGGCACCGAGTTCCAGCGGAGCGTCTGGGCCGGGTTGGCCGCGATCCCGTTCGGCGCGCACCTCTCCTATGGCGAGCTGGGCCGGTCGATCGGCAAGTGCGGAGCCGGCCGCGCCATCGGTGGCGCCGTCGGTGCCAATCCGGCGCCGATCCTGGTCGGCTGCCACCGCGTGCTCGCCTCCAACGGACGCATCACCGGCTTCAGCGCCGGCGAGGGCATCCCCACCAAGCAGTGGCTGCTGCGGCACGAGAGCATCGAGTACGTCGGATGA
- a CDS encoding aldo/keto reductase yields the protein MAQIDYRTLGNSGLVVSTIGLGCNNFGRTGTTTETQAGTSLVIDAAIDTGVTLFDTADIYGAERGLSETLMGHALRGKRDQIVLATKFGMDMSGANGPDWDARGSRRYIRLAVEASLTRLQTDWIDLYQLHRPDPNTPIEETLSVLDDLIREGKIRYIGHSNLAGWQIAEAEFTARIGGHPAFISAQNEYSLLVREAEEEVLPAVNAYGLGFLPFFPLYNGLFTGKFNRDGGPADSRIMMVRRHLLDDAPWDTIERYQQFCDDRGVTMLGATLAWLLAQPGLTSVIAGATKPDQIVQNAEAATSWRPTAEDVAYISALFA from the coding sequence ATGGCTCAGATCGACTATCGCACCCTCGGCAACTCCGGACTCGTCGTTTCGACGATCGGACTCGGCTGCAACAACTTCGGGCGGACCGGCACCACCACCGAGACCCAGGCGGGCACATCCCTGGTCATCGACGCTGCCATCGACACCGGGGTCACCCTCTTCGACACCGCGGACATCTACGGCGCCGAGCGGGGCCTCAGCGAGACCCTGATGGGGCACGCGCTGCGCGGCAAACGCGATCAGATCGTGCTGGCCACCAAGTTCGGCATGGACATGAGCGGTGCGAACGGGCCGGACTGGGACGCCCGCGGCTCCCGCCGCTACATCCGCCTGGCCGTCGAGGCGTCGCTGACCCGGCTGCAGACCGACTGGATCGACCTGTACCAGCTGCACCGGCCCGACCCCAACACGCCCATCGAGGAGACCCTGTCGGTGCTCGACGACCTCATTCGCGAGGGCAAGATCCGCTACATCGGCCACTCCAACCTGGCCGGCTGGCAGATCGCCGAGGCCGAGTTCACCGCCAGGATCGGTGGGCATCCGGCGTTCATCTCGGCGCAGAACGAGTACAGCCTGCTCGTGCGCGAAGCCGAGGAGGAAGTGCTGCCCGCCGTGAACGCCTACGGCCTGGGCTTCCTGCCGTTCTTCCCGCTCTACAACGGGCTGTTCACCGGCAAGTTCAACCGCGACGGCGGACCGGCCGACAGCAGGATTATGATGGTGCGCCGGCACCTGCTCGACGACGCCCCCTGGGACACCATCGAGCGCTACCAGCAGTTCTGCGACGACCGCGGCGTCACCATGCTCGGCGCGACGCTGGCCTGGTTGCTGGCGCAGCCCGGCCTCACGAGCGTGATCGCCGGGGCCACCAAACCCGACCAGATCGTGCAGAACGCCGAGGCCGCCACCAGCTGGCGGCCCACCGCCGAGGACGTCGCCTACATCTCGGCCCTCTTCGCCTGA
- the atpE gene encoding ATP synthase F0 subunit C, which yields MDAVTVLAEINGNIATVGYGLAAIGPAIGVGIVVGKTIEGVARQPELAGRLQVLMYIGIAFTEALAFIGIATYFIFV from the coding sequence GTGGACGCAGTTACCGTTCTCGCGGAAATCAACGGCAACATTGCCACCGTCGGCTACGGCCTCGCGGCTATCGGCCCGGCAATCGGCGTTGGTATCGTCGTTGGCAAGACCATTGAGGGTGTCGCACGTCAGCCTGAGCTGGCCGGCCGTCTCCAGGTACTGATGTACATCGGTATCGCATTCACCGAGGCGCTCGCGTTCATCGGTATCGCCACGTACTTCATCTTCGTTTAG
- a CDS encoding malate dehydrogenase, which yields MQRQRVNVTVTGAGGNIGYALMFRIASGQLLGPDVPVALRLLEIPTGIRAAEGSAFELQDSAFPLLRDVLVTDDPVQAFDGTNVAILVGSRPRGPGQQRADLLEGNARIFGPQGAAINAGAADDIRVVVVGNPANTNALVASSHAPDVPADRFTALTRLDHNRAVAQLAAKLSVQVTDVHGVIVWGNHSALQYPDVSHATVKGRPVRDLVDEDWLANEFIPRVANRGAEIIAVRGASSMGSAASATVDHVHDWVNGTGGDWTSAGVFSDGSYGVPTGLVSSYPVRSLGGRWAIEPGLSIDAFSRARIDASVADLVAERDAVSALGLLGPGRA from the coding sequence GTGCAGAGACAACGAGTAAACGTCACCGTCACCGGCGCCGGAGGCAACATCGGCTACGCCTTGATGTTCCGCATCGCCTCCGGTCAGCTGCTCGGGCCCGATGTTCCCGTGGCCCTGCGGCTGCTGGAAATACCCACGGGCATCCGCGCCGCCGAGGGCAGCGCCTTCGAACTCCAGGACAGCGCGTTCCCGCTGCTCCGCGATGTGCTCGTGACGGATGACCCGGTGCAGGCGTTCGACGGAACCAACGTCGCGATTCTCGTCGGTTCCCGGCCCCGCGGCCCCGGCCAGCAGCGCGCGGACCTGCTCGAGGGCAACGCCCGCATCTTCGGCCCCCAAGGCGCCGCCATCAACGCCGGCGCCGCCGACGACATCCGCGTGGTCGTGGTCGGCAACCCGGCCAACACCAACGCCCTCGTCGCGTCGAGCCACGCGCCCGACGTGCCCGCCGACCGCTTCACCGCCCTCACCCGGCTGGACCACAACCGGGCCGTGGCCCAACTCGCCGCCAAGCTGTCGGTGCAGGTGACCGATGTGCACGGCGTGATCGTCTGGGGCAACCACTCGGCCCTGCAATACCCCGACGTCTCCCACGCCACCGTCAAGGGCCGGCCCGTGCGGGACCTCGTCGACGAGGACTGGCTCGCGAACGAGTTCATCCCGAGGGTGGCCAACCGCGGCGCCGAGATCATCGCCGTGCGCGGAGCGTCCTCGATGGGATCCGCCGCCAGCGCAACCGTCGACCACGTGCACGACTGGGTGAACGGCACGGGCGGCGACTGGACCAGCGCTGGGGTGTTCTCGGACGGCTCGTACGGGGTCCCCACGGGGCTGGTGTCGTCGTACCCGGTGCGCTCCCTCGGCGGCCGCTGGGCCATCGAGCCTGGGCTGTCGATCGACGCGTTCTCCCGCGCCCGGATCGACGCGTCCGTCGCCGACCTGGTGGCCGAGCGCGACGCCGTCAGCGCGCTGGGGCTGCTAGGACCGGGGCGAGCCTAG